Below is a window of Microcebus murinus isolate Inina chromosome 3, M.murinus_Inina_mat1.0, whole genome shotgun sequence DNA.
TTCATGGGTCTCTTTGTGAGCTTACTCTGATACACAACCTACTTGTCCATCTTTAGGCGAATGGAAAAATATGTGATATAGTCATATAGTAGAATACTGTACAAGCTATAAAATTAACTAGGGCTTGTATCATCATCatgaatatatctcaaaaataatGTCTGGGAAAAGCAAGTTAGAGAATCCAgtaaatatactatttatttaagGTGCAAAAACAATGCTGTCTGTGGGTATATGTTTACGTATTtacctatatttatataaatatcatgAATACACACACAGGATGATAAACATCAAATTTAGGATAATGAGATTCAGAGGGATTTCAactgaatttataatttcttttttctttttttttttttttttgttgagacagagtattgctttgttgcccaggctagagtgagtgccgtggcgtcagcctagctcacagcaacctcaaactcctgggctcaagcaatccttctgcctcagcctcccgagtagctgggactacaggcatgcgccaccatgcctggctaattttttttttttctatatatattagttggccaattaatttctttctatttatagtagagacggggtctcgctcttgctcaggctggtttcgaactcctgacctcgagcaatcctcccacctcggctcccagagagctaggattacaggcatgagccaccgcgcccggccaaatttataatttcttaaagtgGATTTGTTGTAACTTCCTGTATTTTTTGtatgtcagaaatatttttttaaaagttaacagaaaagaaaaatatattctgttcaCTTCCTCCTTAAAAAGGGAACACTAGAAATTTTACTTCTGCTTCATCTTAACCTTTGATTGTCTCTCACTCATCCTATAGTTACTTCTTCCCGACTTGAGCAGATAGCACTGCTGTGCATCCAGATGCTTGGGCCAAAAATGTGTTAATAGTTTTTGATTCTTCTCATAGCAAATCCATTAGGAAGTCTTGTCGACTACCAAATAAATCTCTAATCTATTCACTCTACTGCCACCCCAATCCAAGCTATCATCACCTCTTGCCTAGACTGCAACAATAGCTTCCTAATTGATTACTTTTTTCTGGATTGGATACACTCCACATAACAGTTGTAGTaggttttttaaattgtaagtCATTCACCTTCTGAAAGCCCATGGCCTACAAGGCCTCGCTGCTCATACTCCTGCCAACTTCGTCTTCTCCACCCATGTTGTCTCACCATTCCCTGAATACACTTTAGCCACATGCCCATTTCTGTTCCTTGAACCTACCAAGCTTATTCCCATCTAAGGGACTTTGCATTCATTgttgcctctgcctggaatggtGAACCCAGTTTTTGCACAGCAGGCTTCATTTTATCATTCAGGTATTAAATTTCACCTCAGAGCTCTTTTCCATTTAACATTACTTTCTACAAAACCTGcttaattttcttcatagcaaagcagacaaaaagtaGGTTCAGGTCTTAGTTGGCCAACCTGTTGCTCACTTGGGGGTATGGATGATTTCAAAGTACCTTATCAGATGTGATTCATCCTTTAATGTCTTTAAGCCCTTACTATGAAACGGACAGCTCTAACCAGTGTATATCACATCCATTAACTGGGATAATAGCAAGTAAAAATAAACTAAGATCAGATGGAGGTTATCCATGCCTAAATTAGACAAGATAGCAATGGCAGGAGGGGAATTAACAGCTGAAGAATGAGAGTCTAAGATCCTTCCTACTTTCTTTTATCAGCCTTAGGCATATATTTTCCtagagaaaatatatagagaatagGGCTTTAATCTGTCTTGGATACCATGTTTTCCAAGTTTagtctttctctgtttttagcTCATGAATTTAAGTATTTAGGTTAAAGTACCTGCATGCTATCTAAAGTTCTAATTTCTGCATTAAAACTACAGTTTTATTATTTGCACACTAATATAAGACATACATGAGTGGTAATAAGAAGAATGATGAAGTACAAAATTCATCACATTGGAACAATAAGATCAATGGGTAAATAAtcatgcttttattattttttaatattttcagtccAAAGAActacttgaatatttttatttttaataacaaaacacATTTAGTAACAAAGgaactacataaaaatatttaacataaaagttGTTAAAGGTAGAAGGTAAAGGCACATTGAAGGAGAATCCTCTTTTAACccaattttaaatgaattcactTCACATACACAGttgaaaattaaggaaaattattttgaagttcttcactaataatttctgaaaaacatagttaattatattttcctgttGAGGAGCAATTAAAATATGAGATTATATTCTTATAGTAGGAGTCAGCATTCAAGTAAATCACTGATCTAAACTCAAtgttataaatgcaaaaaaatacaACTACCCTAAAAATCAGTATATTAAGTTAAAATACTACCCTAGTTCTATTAAATGGGCATAAATGTATGTCACACATTAATTATAAAAGGTACTTCATGTGTTATAAAGTACACATGtaagaaaatgcaataaatgaCCTAAAACTACTTACTACAATAAACGTTAAGTAATTTTAGTTGCCATCTTGGAATTTAGAATGCTGCTAGGGAAATGGATGGCACAAGACTCTCAAAAAGGGTtgcccaaatatttaaaaattttcttttgatactttttctgtaaatgagCAGGAGCATTCAGTCATCTCAATGCTAGAGAtgtttcttcaaagaaaacattttcaaaagtaagAGTTGACCTAATATATGTCCCCTTCATCTTTGCTTACCTTTCTAATATATTCAAAGCTAAAACTGTAGGGGGCTTAGCATCAGATGAAAGGTCATTCTGCCTAGTACTTAACTAGACTTGCTGTTACCAGAGTACTTTTTCACTCATGAGAAAACTATAGAAGGAGCTATCTGGTCACTGGCACAAACTTTAAAAACAGCTTATAAACATTTTGTCTGCTGAGTTGACTGAAAGGAATGAGGATAAATTGATGTTAGTTAGCTATTTACTGAGCAGAAAGCACTTCAAAGTCAATCTGAAAATGTTATCCTTAAAGGTACTTTCTCTATAGAGAAATCTAATTTAACCACATAAATCACACAAGTGTTTTCCTTTCACTtctagttggttttttttttgagctagTTTGATGTATGGGTGTTTGAGAAATGGCTAGGAATTAGGGTCATGTATTAGGTTGACTAGAGATTTGTGGAACATATTGTTTATTAACACGGGCTAAGTAAAGAAAAAGCTAGTTAAGGGAAGCTGGTTACACAAATACCTAGTAGAGCGGCTGGAAAAAAGCACCTAATCCTCCACAGGAACTCACCATGATGGATATTTTACAGTAGTAATCTGAAATCCAAGCCTTCCTAACCAGATTAATGTAGTACCTAAGTGTGCTTACTCCAGTTCTTATTTAATCAGTGTTATTTTAAGAATTACTTTGGATTAATTCTTGATTTGGTGCCTAGGGGAGGGGTGGATGTGGTCTTTGGAGCATCCTGTTCTTTCAGGCACCAATTATGCCTTCCTTGTAGTCGTTGCCTCCCCCGGATTAAGCACTCCACATACCACTGttcctgctgcagctgctgcttccTAATTTTTAACTGGCTTTGAGTAGCCTTCAACTTCTGGGATTGCTGAGTTAGCTGCAGCAATTTATTCTGTAACTGCTGGTTCTCTCTGATGATGCCAAGGGAGAATTCAAAAATAGACTGCTTTGCTGCCAACTCCAAGGCCTGGGCATTCCTCTTGtattcccttctttttctctttcccagctGCCTTATGTCTGGCTCACTTAGTTGTTTCTCCAGGAATGCTTTTTCCTGGAGGAACTGGACCtgtgctttctgtttctttgcagcTCCCTCAGCTTGgacttttttctcctccttctgtAATGTCTGTATTTCTAGTTCCTGTGTTTCTCTTAATATAGAAATGTCCCTCATTGCCTGCAATTGCTGCTTCAAATTGGATTGAATCTTTTCCATTTGCAAGAGCTCTGTTTTAAGCATCGAAGTTTGTTGTTCATATCTGGAGGCTGACTCTTGTCGTCTTTGTTCAATCTCGTCACGCTTTTGTACATAGCTGTTCCACAGCTTCTCAGGTTGCCTTCTATAGTCCTCAGTTTTGTTAGTCACGTATTCCAGGAAGAATTTGTTCTCAGCCTGGACAAGTAACTTTTCTGTGTGTAGCTGCCTGTTGTCCTTCAGCAGTGGTTCCTGCTGGATTCGAGcttgttttatttgcttgttaAGTTCCTTCATTTCCACCAGTGTTTTTTCTTGAAGGATCCTTTCCGCCTGTCTTAGCTTCcctggctttaaaaaattatttattagacTAAAATATGATGGAGGGGACTTGAGGCCCTCAGCAAACctgaagaaagaacaaatgagaCAGTCCTCTATCacttcttaataaaaatttaggaaataaaaaatacacagttGTCCTTTATtcatacaagaaaatatttttgagtacccATTATATTCCAGACACCTTGCAATGGAGTATGGGGGATACAGCTGGCAGTAAAGATGAAGTATGTAGCTTACAATTTACAGTGGGTTCACTACAATACCACAAGGTActacctcaattttaaaaaggagaaaacaggttcagagagtttaagtgacttgcttaTGATTTATACACCGCTAGCAAGTGCCAGAGCCTGACTATGAAACCCAGATTTTAGGACTTACTCGAACATTGTAGCAGCTACAAAGGGCCACAGAAACAGGGTGATGGAGAGTAAGAATAGTTTTCTCGACTCTCATCATCTTCCTCTAGTTTCTGAGTCCTTCAGTGAGATGGAAGGTCCCCTTCAGTACCTACTTGCACTTGGAATCCAAGCGTTCATCCCCAACGTCATGGCCACTGTGTAGTTCACTGGGGGTGATCGCCAAGGAGCGAGCACTAGTGTCAAGGGCCTGAGACTCGTGGGAACAGCGTTCAAACGTGGACAGTTCTTGTAGTTTCTCTGGTCGGTGCGCAAAGGATCTTGGCACTGCCCAGTACCCCTGGGGGTCGCACCCTGCCCCAGTCACGGCCCTGAACGCCTCGGTTATTGAATAAGCCCTATCAGCCGGTTCTCCAGCGGCTCTGCTCTCAGCTCTTTGCGGGGCGAAAGTGACAGGCACATTCCTCGTTTTCTTACTGTGTGAACCCTGCCCTTGGTATCGCATCTCCTCTCGCCCTCCTGGGGACCAGGGTTTGCCCTTCCCAGGCACTACCGGACGGCGGTCAGAGCCCATCTCCTTGATCCCCCCAGCCTTCCCCTCGCTTGTCCAGCACCCCCACGCCCCCGCCACTGTCACTGGTCGATCCCCTAGCCGGGTCAGACACTAAGGAGATGCCCAGCCGACCCTGCCGTTCACCCTTCCCTTTGCTCGCCAATGGTTCTATTTTCATTCGTAGCCCAGAGCGTTGCGGAAGTTTGTCTAGCCACGCGGCGTCTCCATGGTAGGTGGGCGGGCCTAGGGGAAAGATGGCGGCGCCCGCAGACGGAGCTGAGGCACAGGCTTCTGGGGGCCCTCGGCCCCCAGTGTGTCTCTTGGTGTTGGGAATGGCAGGATCCGGGAAGACCACCTTTGTGCAGGTGATTTACACAGTGCGGGCGAAGTAGGGGCGCGTGAGAAGTTGTCTGTGGTGGTTGGAAGGCCAGGGAGAAACGGAGGGAGGTCTCTTGGGGGAATTGGAGGGTACTGACGCGTGGGTTTCATGGACTTCCAGTCAACTGCGGTTCGATCCCCGCGAAACCTTCTAAGACCCTTGCCAGGTTAATTAAGGCTCTCTTTGCACCCTCAGTGCGTACTTGGTACAGCTTAACCACGTTGTTCAGGAATTGTCTTGCCAATAAAGTGCCAACTTCTTGGAGGAAGGGGCTTACAAGAAACCCTAGAGAATGATAGAGTGGTAGCATACATGTTTTCGATGAAGATTTGCCGAAGAATTATTTCTCGACCGCCTACCATGCTCCAGGGACTGAGGTTACAGCGAAAATGAGGTTAACTAGATACTCGCATTCATGGAACTAAATATTTAATGGAGGAGATAGAAAAAGCCCACTACGTACGAACATACAAAACAAGTAAtcaagagtagaggaggctctGTTAGATAGGTGATAAAGAACAGTAGCGTTTGAACTGAGTGTTGAATGTTGGAGGGGGACATAAGGGGTGGATATTTCAGGTAGAAGGAAATCTAAGTGCAAAGTCTTTAGGATGGTCAATAAAGGAATGGAAGTTCTCTCTTGTCCCCTTATCGCCCCCTCTTTGACTCCTTCCCACTCCTTTCCCTTTGCAGAGGCTCACGGGACACCTGCATAGCCAAGGCTCTCCACCTTATGTGATCAACCTGGACCCAGCTGTACATGAAGTTCCCTTTCCTGCTAATATTGGTAAGTAAACCATATCATAACTTGTGTGAAGTGCTTCAAAGGGAATGAAAAGCCTCCAGCCTGCCAGTCTTTCATGCTTTCATGCCAGTCT
It encodes the following:
- the CCDC121 gene encoding coiled-coil domain-containing protein 121, giving the protein MRYQGQGSHSKKTRNVPVTFAPQRAESRAAGEPADRAYSITEAFRAVTGAGCDPQGYWAVPRSFAHRPEKLQELSTFERCSHESQALDTSARSLAITPSELHSGHDVGDERLDSKFAEGLKSPPSYFSLINNFLKPGKLRQAERILQEKTLVEMKELNKQIKQARIQQEPLLKDNRQLHTEKLLVQAENKFFLEYVTNKTEDYRRQPEKLWNSYVQKRDEIEQRRQESASRYEQQTSMLKTELLQMEKIQSNLKQQLQAMRDISILRETQELEIQTLQKEEKKVQAEGAAKKQKAQVQFLQEKAFLEKQLSEPDIRQLGKRKRREYKRNAQALELAAKQSIFEFSLGIIRENQQLQNKLLQLTQQSQKLKATQSQLKIRKQQLQQEQWYVECLIRGRQRLQGRHNWCLKEQDAPKTTSTPPLGTKSRINPK